The nucleotide window CTACACTAACTTCAACACTTCCACGCAATGAAGGAATTGTAAACGTTGAAATGTGGGGCTCATGAAGCTCGCCATTCTCAAATGTATATTGCAAATCTAATTCAGCTTTAAGTTCCAACGTAAAAGTTTCTTCTCTTCTCGTTGAACCAAACGTATAAATGCAACCATCCTCTTTGTCGTATCTTCCGTTGGTAAAATCTGGACCAACCACTTCAACATAAAGGTCAACGCTAGCTTCAATTGTTATTTGGCTCTCTTCATCATCAATGTCGATAACATTAATTTCAAAGTCACCGACATTTTCAACCTCATACTCTTCAACTTCTGCATCTTCCCAAGTTGAACTATTGTAAATATCACAATCTTCGACATAATCTCTGAACATGCGTTGGATCTGTTCATTTTCTGCCACAAGGTACTCTTTTACTTTTTCAGTTCTAGCATTTGTATGTTGGTTATAAACATCCAGAAGCTTTTCCAAACTATCTAATGTAATTAAACGTTCATTGCCTTCACAATATGTCTTCAAATCTTTGT belongs to Vibrio cyclitrophicus and includes:
- a CDS encoding DUF4935 domain-containing protein, whose protein sequence is MLETRILFIDTQYFVKNNFNFSSRPFVTLKDLCQQGELRYLLTSVVEQEVDGKIEDSIREALSSLQSFKKKARVLATIEDEHLSSLFSDVNDPEVYRKASQVFQQYNADCNYEYVEADAVDPEHLLELYFEQKPPFGAGKKKAEFPDAISLLSLESYLEENEKIYIISDDKDLKTYCEGNERLITLDSLEKLLDVYNQHTNARTEKVKEYLVAENEQIQRMFRDYVEDCDIYNSSTWEDAEVEEYEVENVGDFEINVIDIDDEESQITIEASVDLYVEVVGPDFTNGRYDKEDGCIYTFGSTRREETFTLELKAELDLQYTFENGELHEPHISTFTIPSLRGSVEVSVEEQPEPDWY